Below is a genomic region from Telmatobacter sp. DSM 110680.
CATATCCTTCGGCTGCGCATCCGGGTGATAAACCTAAGAGGAAATTCGAAACGGGCCTATGAGGTCGATGCGGGGAGAACTATTCAGCTAACACAATCGGGAAGTGTTGGCATTCCTCGAATAGATCGGTTTGAAAGGCAACTGCAGTTCCCTCCACTTCGGTCGCGGATGACGAAGGTCTTTTGCACGCCAATGTCATTTTTCGTAGGTGTAGAAGCCGCGGCCGGATTTGCGGCCTAGCCATCCGGCGTCGACCATGCGGACGAGCAGAGGGCAGGGGCGATATTTGGGGTCGCCGAAGCCTTCCTGGAGCACACGCATGATATCGACGCAGACGTCGATGCCGATGAAGTCGGCTAGTGTGAGCGGACCCATGGGATGCGCCATGCCGAGTTTGAAGACTTGATCAACGGCCTCGGGAGTGGCTACGCCTTCCATTACAGCGAAGGCAGCCTCGTTGATCAGCGGCATCAGAACGCGGTTGGAGACAAAGCCGGGGGCGTCGTTGACCTCGACGGGTGTTTTGCCGAGTTTGACGGAAAGGTCGCGTACCGCGGCGAAGGTTGGGTCGCTGGTGGCCATGCCGCGCACTACTTCTACCAGCGCCATTACCGGGACGGGATTGAAGAAGTGCATACCGATAACTTGAGCGGGACGTTTCGTGAGCGCGGCCATCTTTGTGATGGAGATGGAGGAGGTGTTGGTGGCGAGGATTGCGGCGGAAGGGAGGATGCGGTCGAGGGCGCGAAAGACTTCAGACTTCAACTCCAGCCGTTCGGGTGCAGCTTCGACGGCGAGTTGTGCGACGGAGAGCGACTCCATGTCTACCGTGGCGGTGATGCGGCTGAGAGACTGCTCGACATCAGCTTCCGTCAGCTTTCCCTTGGCAGCCTCGCGGCCGAGATTGGTGTGAATGGAGGCAAGAGCGCGGTCAAGGAAGCGCTGTTCAACATCACACAGGATTACGGGAAAGCCCGACCGGGCGAATACGTGAGCGATTCCCGACCCCATGGTTCCGGCGCCCACGACGGCTACTGTTTGTATGTCTCCCACCTTCAAACTTCCTCCGACGGCAAATGGGAGTTTAGCAGTTGAGGCGGGCACCATGGTGTTCAGGTGGGTCTAATGAGGGGCAACCCGCGCCTCGGAGTGATGCATCTCAGATTTGGCGCTATCCACGCAGAATTCTATGGGGCTTCAAATCGACGGTGATTCCTACCTTCCTGTCAAAACTGGGGCCAGGCGCTAGCAGATGGAACGGTGCGACGAGAGCAAGATGGAAATCACTCCTGATGGTTCCCTCGATCAACAGACGAGCAGCAGGTTGGGGATCCAAATTCCTCACTTAAAACAGCCGAGGCTCGAAGAACTTCTGGCTAACGCTCCTGCGGCGATCGCATTCCTGAGCGGTCCAGAGTTGCGCTGCTCCTATGTAAATGACCTGGCCGTTCGAGCGACAGGGCGGATATCAGCCGATCAGCTTTTGGGAAGTACTTTTCGCGAGGGTTTGCCGGAGCTTGAAGGGACCGGAATTTTCGAGATTCTCGACGAAGCTGTTCGTACGCGAGAGCCGTTCCGCGGGCGTGAAGTCAAGATTCCGTTCATTCAGTTTGAAACGGGAGAGACCCAGGACAGGTATTTTGATTTTGTCTGCCAGCCGATGGTGGATGCCGCCGGCATACTCGATGGAGTTTTCATTCACGCGGTGGACCTGACTGATCGGGTGGAGAGCCGCCGGGCCCTCGAAGTCAGCCAGGATCGGCTGCGCGTTGCTCATGAAGCTGCACAGATGGGCACGTGGGAGTGGGACGCCGTTTCCAATACACCTGTTCTTTCCTCGGAACTACATCGCCTGTTTGGAACTGATCCAAATGACGACGCCAAGACGATTACCGAGACGTGGGCCGCGCGCGTTCATCCTGCCGACTTGCCGCGTGTCCGCGGTGCAATCGCGGAGTCGGTCGAGAGCGGAGCGATGGAGATTGAATACCGATACCTACATCCAGAGCGCGGACAGAGGATTCTTCATTCCAAGGGACGGCGCGTTGCAGGCAGTGCTCACCTGGTCGGCGTTGTACTGGATGTAACGGAAGCCAAGACTGCGGTGAATCAAGTTAAGGAGCAGCGGGAGCGCTTCGCGTTTGCCGCCGAAGCGGCCGGGATTGGCTACTGGTTCTGTGACCTGCCGTTTGACAAGCTGTCGTGGGACGATCGCGTGAAGGAACACTTCTGGCTTCCGGCAGACGCCGACGTGGATATCAAGCTTTTCTACGAGATCATTCACCCTGACGATCGGGAAA
It encodes:
- a CDS encoding 3-hydroxybutyryl-CoA dehydrogenase; this encodes MGDIQTVAVVGAGTMGSGIAHVFARSGFPVILCDVEQRFLDRALASIHTNLGREAAKGKLTEADVEQSLSRITATVDMESLSVAQLAVEAAPERLELKSEVFRALDRILPSAAILATNTSSISITKMAALTKRPAQVIGMHFFNPVPVMALVEVVRGMATSDPTFAAVRDLSVKLGKTPVEVNDAPGFVSNRVLMPLINEAAFAVMEGVATPEAVDQVFKLGMAHPMGPLTLADFIGIDVCVDIMRVLQEGFGDPKYRPCPLLVRMVDAGWLGRKSGRGFYTYEK
- a CDS encoding PAS domain-containing protein, which codes for MEITPDGSLDQQTSSRLGIQIPHLKQPRLEELLANAPAAIAFLSGPELRCSYVNDLAVRATGRISADQLLGSTFREGLPELEGTGIFEILDEAVRTREPFRGREVKIPFIQFETGETQDRYFDFVCQPMVDAAGILDGVFIHAVDLTDRVESRRALEVSQDRLRVAHEAAQMGTWEWDAVSNTPVLSSELHRLFGTDPNDDAKTITETWAARVHPADLPRVRGAIAESVESGAMEIEYRYLHPERGQRILHSKGRRVAGSAHLVGVVLDVTEAKTAVNQVKEQRERFAFAAEAAGIGYWFCDLPFDKLSWDDRVKEHFWLPADADVDIKLFYEIIHPDDRENTRRAIEESIRSHGRYDLEYRTVSAEGKQKWIRATGRTAYDAVTDVPIRFDGVTQDVTALKQTREALIRSEKLALVGRLAASISHEINNPLASVLNLLYLIHQNSNEETIREFSASAQQELARVSHIVTHTLRFNRQSNKSSREKLSDLLESSAAIYLARMKDAGIEVRLDYRDEQLVHCFGSELRQVFANLIGNSFDACKSGSKVLLRTRDQLHPKTGERGVRVTIADNGTGMDKRTLHRLFEPFFTTKGDKGTGLGLWVSREILRKHHAVLRVRSGRSAEGSGTTFSIWLPAESNLVQEG